Proteins from one Gossypium raimondii isolate GPD5lz chromosome 8, ASM2569854v1, whole genome shotgun sequence genomic window:
- the LOC105792501 gene encoding serine/threonine-protein phosphatase PP1 isozyme 9: MMMMTMEGMMDQGVLDDIIRRLLEGKGSKQVQLSEGEIRQLCVNARQIFLSQPNLLQIHAPIRICGDIHGQYQDLLRLFEFGGYPPATNYLFLGDYVDRGKQSLETICLLLAYKIRYPDKVFLLRGNHEDAKINRIYGFYDECKRRFNVRLWKIFTDCFNSLPVAALVDEKILCMHGGLSPELENLDQIKEIQRPTEVPDNGLLCDLLWSDPDPKIEGWADSDRGISSTFGADVVAEFLDKSDLDLICRGHQVVEDGYEFFASRRLVTIFSAPNYGGEFDNAGALLSVNEDLVCSFEILKPADNKSLPSGSKPLKKPPKMGKV; encoded by the exons atgatgatgatgacaatGGAAGGAATGATGGATCAGGGTGTATTGGACGATATAATAAGAAGGTTGTTGGAAGGTAAAGGAAGCAAACAGGTTCAGCTTTCTGAAGGAGAGATCCGTCAGCTTTGTGTTAATGCTCGTCAAATCTTCCTTTCACAGCCTAACCTACTTCAGATTCATGCCCCCATTAGAATCTGTG GTGATATTCATGGACAATACCAAGATCTCTTAAGACTCTTTGAGTTTGGTGGCTATCCTCCTGCGACAAACTACCTGTTCCTTGGGGACTATGTAGATCGAGGCAAGCAAAGTTTGGAGACGATTTGTTTGCTTTTGGCCTATAAGATACGGTATCCCGACAAAGTTTTTCTCTTAAGGGGAAACCATGAAGATGCGAAGATCAATCGAATTTACGGATTTTATGATGAGTGTAAAAGGCGATTCAATGTTAGGCTTTGGAAAATATTTACAGATTGCTTCAACAGTTTACCAGTGGCTGCACTTGTTGATGAGAAGATACTTTGTATGCACGGAGGGTTGTCTCCAGAGTTGGAAAATTTGGATCAAATAAAGGAAATTCAAAGGCCAACAGAGGTTCCTGATAATGGTCTTCTCTGCGATCTACTTTGGTCCGATCCTGATCCGAAGATCGAGGGCTGGGCAGACAGCGATAGAGGAATTTCATCTACTTTTGGAGCTGATGTAGTTGCTGAATTTTTGGACAAGAGTGACCTTGATCTCATTTGTCGAGGCCATCAG GTTGTGGAGGACGGCTACGAGTTCTTCGCTAGCCGAAGATTAGTAACAATATTTTCAGCTCCAAACTATGGTGGAGAGTTTGACAATGCTGGTGCTTTATTGAGTGTTAATGAAGATCTTGTGTGCTCCTTTGAGATACTGAAACCGGCTGATAATAAATCGTTACCAAGCGGTTCTAAGCCCCTGAAGAAG CCACCAAAGATGGGGAAGGTTTGA
- the LOC105792499 gene encoding uncharacterized protein LOC105792499, which yields MGCFFICSPKFLFFYLLIVQSFVSETISFEDNKPTAYEVLMDFNFPAGLLPAGVTGYDLDPITGEFSAFLNGTCTFTLQRTYKLRYKNTIRGYISNGKLARLEGISVKFLFFWVNVVEVSRNGDELEFSVGIAGAGFPMDSFEDSPQCECKLICNDQKVRKIREIPFVSA from the coding sequence ATGGGTTGTTTCTTCATATGTTCACcaaaatttctcttcttttaccttttaattgtTCAATCGTTTGTCTCAGAGACAATCTCCTTTGAAGACAATAAGCCAACAGCCTATGAAGTTCTCATGGATTTCAACTTCCCTGCTGGTCTTCTCCCAGCAGGTGTTACTGGCTATGATCTAGACCCTATAACAGGTGAATTCTCAGCTTTCTTGAATGGTACTTGTACCTTTACGCTTCAAAGGACTTATAAATTGAGATACAAGAATACCATTAGAGGGtatatttcaaatgggaagctTGCAAGATTGGAAGGTATAAGTGTGAAGTTCCTTTTCTTCTGGGTTAATGTTGTTGAAGTGTCAAGGAATGGGGATGAGCTTGAATTCTCAGTAGGGATTGCTGGTGCTGGTTTTCCTATGGATAGTTTTGAAGACAGCCCTCAGTGTGAATGTAAGCTTATATGCAATGATCAGAAAGTAAGGAAGATTAGGGAAATCCCTTTTGTTTCTGCTTGA
- the LOC105792502 gene encoding uncharacterized protein LOC105792502 isoform X1, with product MIHSSKIRVQVKAMNNIELGFLIFLLLFNLLLPFSYGEAGGLCVSQGGRFPPFSSEGKPPKRVGKGHKDLTLCRVFRKKTCCDAAQTHPALLSIRRLALTGEASEECLHLWELLECSICDPRVGVQPGPPLICTSFCDRVFQACSNAYFSMDAKTQVLAPCGANDFVCGRASEWASNGTELCLAAGFRVEQSVGMHGGIEELSCYGGKASLDSIADSWGASRSEKPHKTGNSGLLEDFQQWLQDMPSNERVSWAVGGLVLTAGLLFISKRKSHNQRQKLAAIQRAARRLEVKMNPTPTSSQGNRKGNRR from the exons ATGATTCACAGCTCAAAAATCAGAGTACAAGTAAAAGCAATGAATAACATTGAACTTGGGTTTCTTATATTTCTTCTCCTTTTCAACCTTCTTCTGCCCTTTTCCTATG GAGAAGCTGGTGGTCTTTGTGTATCTCAAGGTGGTCGCTTTCCGCCCTTCTCTTCTGAGGGGAAACCTCCTAAAAGGGTGGGGAAGGGACACAAGGATTTGACACTCTGTAGGGTGTTTCGGAAAAAGACTTGCTGTGATGCTGCCCAGACACATCCTGCTTTGCTTTCTATTAGGAGGCTGGCTTTAACAGGTGAAGCCAGTGAAGAGTGTTTGCATTTGTGGGAATTGCTGGAATGTTCCATATGCGATCCACGAGTCGGAGTTCAGCCTGGACCCCCACTTATATGCACATCCTTCTGTGATAGAGTATTTCAGGCCTGCTCTAATGCTTACTTCTCAATGGATGCAAAGACACAG GTTCTAGCACCATGTGGAGCAAATGACTTTGTTTGTGGTAGAGCATCTGAATGGGCATCCAATGGAACAGAATTATGCCTTGCTGCAGGTTTCCGTGTTGAACAATCCGTTGGCATGCATGGTGGTATTGAAGAACTGTCCTGTTATGGTGGCAAAGCGAGTCTTGATTCAATTGCTGATTCATGGGGAGCTTCACGATCTGAGAAACCCCACAAAACTGGGAACTCTGGGCTCTTAGAAGATTTCCAGCAGTGGCTCCAGGATATGCCTTCTAATGAAAGAGTTTCTTGGGCAGTAGGAGGCCTTGTTCTTACAGCGGGCCTACTTTTTATAAG CAAAAGAAAGAGCCATAACCAACGCCAAAAGCTTGCAGCTATTCAACGCGCTGCTAGGAGACTAGAAGTCAAGATGAACCCGACACCCACTTCAAGTCAAGGAAATAGGAAAGGGAATCGAAGATGA